A window from Malassezia japonica chromosome 1, complete sequence encodes these proteins:
- the RPS15A gene encoding 40S ribosomal protein S15a (COG:J; EggNog:ENOG503P2XK): protein MQKHGYIGDFEIIDDHRAGKIVVSLNGRINKCGVVSPRFSVPLNQIEGWVSNMLPARSYGFVVLTTSAGIMDHEEARRKHVAGKILGYFY, encoded by the exons ATGCAGAAGCACG GTTACATTGGTGACTTTGAGATCATTGACGACCACCGTGCCGGCAAGATCGTGGTGAGCCTCAACGGCCGCATCAACAAGTGCGGTGTTGTCTCGCCCCGCTTCTCCGTTCCCCTTAACCAGATCGAGGGCTGGGTCTCGAACATGCTTCCCGCCCGTTCGTACGGCTTTGTCGTCCTCACCACCTCGGCTGGCATTATGGACCACGAGGAGGCCCGCCGGAAGCACGTTGCCGGCAAGATCCTCGGCTACTTCTACTAA